A region of Leclercia adecarboxylata DNA encodes the following proteins:
- the tsaB gene encoding tRNA (adenosine(37)-N6)-threonylcarbamoyltransferase complex dimerization subunit type 1 TsaB, with amino-acid sequence MRILAIDTATEACSVALWNDGTTCAHFEECPREHTQRILPLVKMILTEGNTSLTDLDALAYGRGPGSFTGVRIGIGIAQGLALGAELPMIGVSTLATMAQGAWRNTGATRVLAAIDARMGEVYWAEYTRDEQGVWHGEESEAVLTPQAAGERMKQLSGEWATVGTGWPAWPDMANDSGLALVDGNVLLPAAEDMLPIACQMLAAGKTVAVEKAEPVYLRNTVAWKKLPGRE; translated from the coding sequence ATGCGAATTCTGGCTATCGATACCGCGACAGAGGCCTGCTCTGTTGCCCTGTGGAATGACGGCACGACCTGTGCGCATTTCGAAGAGTGCCCCCGGGAACACACCCAACGGATCCTGCCCCTGGTGAAGATGATCCTCACCGAGGGCAATACCTCCCTTACCGATCTCGACGCGCTGGCCTATGGCCGCGGCCCGGGCAGCTTTACCGGCGTGCGCATTGGCATCGGCATTGCCCAGGGGCTGGCGCTGGGTGCCGAACTGCCGATGATCGGCGTTTCGACCCTGGCGACCATGGCCCAGGGCGCATGGCGCAATACCGGCGCGACCCGCGTGCTGGCGGCCATCGATGCCCGCATGGGCGAAGTCTACTGGGCGGAATATACCCGCGACGAGCAGGGCGTCTGGCACGGTGAAGAGAGCGAAGCCGTGCTTACGCCGCAAGCGGCAGGCGAGCGCATGAAGCAGCTTTCCGGTGAATGGGCGACGGTCGGCACCGGCTGGCCGGCGTGGCCGGATATGGCAAACGACAGCGGTCTGGCCCTGGTCGACGGCAACGTGCTGCTGCCGGCGGCTGAAGATATGCTCCCTATTGCCTGTCAGATGCTGGCGGCAGGTAAAACCGTGGCGGTGGAGAAAGCCGAGCCGGTTTATTTACGAAACACCGTAGCGTGGAAGAAACTTCCGGGCCGGGAGTGA
- a CDS encoding ATP-dependent DNA helicase — protein sequence MADDFAADGQLAKAIPGFKPREPQRQMAHAVADAIDSAKPLVVEAGTGTGKTYAYLAPALRAKKKVIISTGSKALQDQLYSRDLPTVAKALKYKGRLALLKGRSNYLCLERLEQQALAGGDLPVQTLSDVIILRSWANQTLDGDISTCASVAEDSPAWPLVTSTNDNCLGSDCPLYKDCFVVKARKTAMDADVVVVNHHLFLADMVVKESGFGELIPEAEVLIFDEAHQLPDIASQYFGQSLSSRQLLDLAKDFTIAYRTELKDTQQLQKCADRLAQSTQDFRMQLGDPGFRGNLRELLADQHIQRALLLLDDALELCYDVAKLSLGRSALLDAAFERATLYRARLKRLKEFNQPGYSYWYECNSRHFTLALTPLTVADKFKEVMVQKPGSWIFTSATLSVNDDLHHFTERLGIEQAKSLLLPSPFDYATQALLCVPRNLPLPNQPGAARHLAAMLKPMIEANNGRCFMLCTSHAMMRDLAEQFRATMTLPVLLQGETSKGQLLQQFVTAGNALLVATSSFWEGVDVRGDALSLVIIDKLPFTSPDDPLLKARMEDCRLRGGDPFDEVQLPDAVITLKQGVGRLIRDVDDRGVLVICDNRLVMRPYGATFIASLPPAPRTRDIDRAVRFLAAPQAQ from the coding sequence GTGGCAGACGATTTCGCAGCAGACGGACAGTTAGCAAAGGCAATTCCAGGCTTTAAGCCGCGCGAGCCGCAGCGCCAGATGGCGCACGCGGTCGCCGATGCCATCGACAGCGCTAAGCCGCTGGTGGTCGAGGCGGGTACCGGCACCGGTAAAACTTACGCCTATCTCGCACCGGCGCTGCGGGCTAAAAAGAAGGTGATCATCTCCACCGGTTCGAAAGCGCTGCAGGATCAGCTTTACAGCCGCGATCTGCCCACCGTCGCCAAAGCCCTCAAGTACAAAGGCCGTCTGGCCCTGCTGAAAGGGCGCTCTAACTATCTCTGCCTTGAGCGGCTCGAACAGCAGGCGCTGGCGGGCGGCGATCTGCCGGTGCAGACCCTCAGCGACGTCATCATCCTGCGCAGCTGGGCCAACCAAACTCTGGATGGCGATATCAGCACCTGCGCCAGCGTGGCCGAAGACTCGCCCGCCTGGCCGCTGGTCACCAGCACCAACGACAACTGTCTGGGCAGCGACTGCCCGCTCTACAAAGACTGCTTTGTGGTGAAAGCGCGTAAAACGGCGATGGATGCCGACGTGGTGGTGGTCAACCATCACCTGTTCCTGGCGGATATGGTGGTGAAAGAGAGCGGTTTTGGCGAACTGATCCCCGAAGCGGAAGTGCTGATTTTCGACGAAGCCCATCAGCTCCCCGATATTGCCAGCCAGTATTTTGGCCAGTCGCTCTCCAGCCGCCAGCTGCTGGATCTGGCGAAAGATTTCACCATCGCCTACCGCACCGAACTGAAAGATACCCAGCAGTTGCAGAAGTGCGCCGACCGCCTGGCGCAAAGCACCCAGGATTTCCGCATGCAGCTGGGGGATCCGGGCTTTCGTGGCAATCTGCGCGAACTGCTGGCCGATCAGCATATTCAGCGGGCGCTGCTGCTGCTCGATGACGCCCTGGAGCTCTGCTACGACGTGGCGAAGCTGTCCCTCGGCCGCTCTGCGCTGCTCGATGCCGCTTTTGAACGCGCCACGCTCTACCGCGCGCGCCTGAAACGGCTGAAAGAGTTTAACCAGCCGGGCTACAGCTATTGGTACGAATGCAACTCGCGCCACTTCACCCTCGCCCTGACGCCGCTCACCGTGGCCGATAAGTTTAAAGAGGTGATGGTGCAAAAACCGGGCAGCTGGATCTTCACCTCCGCCACGCTGTCGGTAAATGACGATCTGCACCACTTCACCGAACGCCTGGGGATTGAGCAGGCCAAATCCCTGCTGCTGCCGAGCCCGTTTGATTACGCTACCCAGGCGCTGCTTTGCGTGCCGCGCAACCTGCCGCTGCCCAATCAGCCCGGCGCCGCCCGTCATCTGGCGGCGATGCTCAAGCCGATGATTGAGGCCAACAACGGCCGCTGCTTTATGCTCTGCACCTCCCACGCGATGATGCGTGACCTGGCGGAGCAGTTCCGCGCCACCATGACCCTGCCGGTGCTGCTGCAGGGTGAAACCAGTAAAGGCCAGCTGCTGCAGCAGTTTGTCACGGCGGGCAATGCCCTGCTGGTGGCGACCAGCAGCTTCTGGGAAGGGGTGGACGTGCGCGGCGACGCGCTGTCGCTGGTGATCATCGACAAACTGCCCTTTACCTCTCCGGACGATCCGCTGCTGAAGGCGCGCATGGAAGACTGCCGCCTGCGCGGGGGCGATCCCTTTGATGAGGTACAGCTTCCCGATGCGGTGATTACCCTCAAGCAGGGGGTAGGGCGTCTGATCCGCGACGTGGACGATCGTGGGGTGCTGGTGATCTGCGATAACCGCCTGGTGATGCGCCCTTACGGCGCCACCTTTATTGCCAGCCTGCCTCCGGCACCGCGCACCCGGGATATCGATCGCGCGGTGCGTTTCCTTGCCGCGCCGCAGGCGCAGTAA
- the minC gene encoding septum site-determining protein MinC gives MSNTPIELKGSSFTLSVVHLHEAKPEVIRQALEDKIAQAPAFLKHAPVVINVSDLEAPINWQQLQQAVLATGLRIVGISGCKDAALKAEIDEAGLPLLTEGKDKAPRAEPPAPPELPVTPVTKTRLIDLPVRSGQRIYAPNCDLIVTNHVSAGAELIADGNIHIYGSMRGRALAGASGDRDAQIFCTHLEAELVSIAGVYWLSDNIPAEFSGKAARLRLADNALTVQPLN, from the coding sequence ATGTCAAACACGCCAATCGAGCTTAAAGGCAGTAGCTTCACCTTATCAGTGGTTCATTTGCATGAAGCAAAACCCGAGGTTATTCGTCAGGCGTTAGAAGACAAAATCGCCCAGGCGCCCGCATTTCTTAAACATGCGCCCGTCGTCATTAACGTAAGCGACCTTGAAGCGCCGATTAACTGGCAGCAGTTGCAGCAGGCAGTGTTAGCCACCGGCCTGCGGATTGTTGGCATCAGCGGCTGCAAAGATGCCGCACTGAAAGCCGAAATTGACGAGGCGGGTCTTCCGCTGCTCACCGAAGGCAAAGATAAAGCCCCACGCGCAGAGCCCCCTGCCCCGCCTGAACTCCCTGTTACACCCGTCACAAAAACGCGCTTGATCGATCTGCCGGTGCGTTCCGGTCAGCGTATTTATGCGCCAAACTGTGACCTTATTGTAACTAACCACGTCAGCGCTGGTGCAGAACTTATCGCCGATGGCAATATTCATATCTATGGCTCCATGCGGGGTCGCGCGCTGGCGGGTGCCAGCGGCGATCGCGATGCGCAAATTTTTTGTACCCATCTGGAGGCGGAGCTGGTCTCCATCGCAGGTGTTTACTGGCTGAGCGATAACATCCCGGCCGAATTTTCTGGTAAAGCCGCTCGTCTGCGTCTGGCAGACAACGCTTTGACCGTTCAACCGTTGAATTGA
- the minD gene encoding septum site-determining protein MinD — protein sequence MARIIVVTSGKGGVGKTTSSAAIATGLAQKGKKTVVIDFDIGLRNLDLIMGCERRVVYDFVNVIQGDATLNQAMIKDKRTDNLYILPASQTRDKDALTREGVEKVLDELKKMDFDFVVCDSPAGIETGALMALYFADEAIITTNPEVSSVRDSDRILGILASKSRRAENGEEPIKEHLLLTRYNPGRVNKGDMLSMEDVLEILRIKLVGVIPEDQSVLRASNQGEPVILDANADAGKAYADTVDRLLGEERPFRFIEEEKKGFLKRLFGG from the coding sequence ATGGCACGCATTATTGTTGTTACTTCGGGTAAAGGAGGCGTTGGCAAGACCACCTCCAGCGCGGCCATCGCTACTGGTTTGGCCCAGAAGGGAAAGAAAACTGTCGTTATCGACTTCGATATCGGCCTGCGTAACCTCGACCTGATTATGGGTTGCGAGCGCCGCGTGGTGTACGATTTCGTGAACGTGATTCAGGGTGATGCCACGCTGAATCAGGCAATGATCAAAGATAAGCGTACCGACAACCTCTATATTCTCCCCGCTTCCCAGACGCGCGACAAAGACGCGCTGACCCGCGAAGGCGTGGAAAAGGTGCTCGATGAGCTGAAAAAAATGGACTTCGATTTCGTGGTCTGTGATTCACCTGCGGGCATCGAAACCGGTGCGCTGATGGCGCTCTACTTCGCCGATGAAGCGATCATCACCACCAACCCGGAAGTCTCTTCCGTGCGCGACTCCGACCGTATTCTGGGGATCCTTGCTTCAAAATCCCGTCGCGCAGAGAATGGCGAAGAGCCGATTAAAGAGCACCTGCTGCTGACCCGTTATAATCCGGGTCGCGTCAATAAAGGTGATATGCTGAGTATGGAAGACGTGCTGGAGATCCTGCGCATCAAACTGGTTGGCGTTATCCCGGAAGATCAATCCGTGCTGCGCGCCTCTAACCAGGGTGAACCGGTTATCCTCGACGCTAACGCAGACGCCGGTAAAGCGTATGCGGACACGGTAGATCGTCTGCTCGGAGAAGAACGTCCTTTCCGCTTCATAGAAGAAGAGAAGAAAGGTTTCCTCAAACGCCTGTTCGGAGGATAA
- the minE gene encoding cell division topological specificity factor MinE: MALLDFFLSRKKSTANIAKERLQIIVAERRRSDAEPHYLPQLRKDILEVICKYVQIDPEMVTVQLEQKDGDISILELNVTLPEAEESRS, from the coding sequence ATGGCATTACTGGACTTTTTTCTCTCGCGGAAAAAAAGCACCGCCAACATCGCAAAAGAACGACTGCAGATCATCGTCGCGGAACGCCGCCGCAGCGATGCAGAACCGCATTACCTGCCGCAGCTGCGCAAAGACATCCTGGAAGTGATTTGTAAGTATGTGCAGATCGACCCGGAGATGGTGACCGTACAGCTGGAGCAAAAGGACGGGGATATCTCGATTCTGGAGCTCAACGTGACCCTGCCGGAAGCGGAAGAGTCGCGTTCATAA
- a CDS encoding YcgL domain-containing protein produces MFCVIYRSTQRDQTYLYVEKKDDFSRVPEALMKTFGKPQMVMLMPLDGRKQLKNADLEKVKSALAEQGYYLQLPPPQENLLKQHLEAQGKK; encoded by the coding sequence ATGTTTTGTGTGATCTACAGAAGTACCCAACGCGACCAGACCTATCTCTATGTCGAAAAAAAGGACGATTTTTCCCGCGTGCCTGAGGCACTGATGAAGACCTTCGGAAAGCCGCAAATGGTGATGCTGATGCCGCTCGACGGGCGCAAGCAGCTGAAGAACGCCGATCTGGAAAAAGTGAAAAGCGCGTTAGCCGAACAGGGCTATTATTTACAACTCCCTCCGCCGCAAGAGAATTTACTTAAACAGCATCTTGAGGCGCAGGGAAAAAAATAG
- a CDS encoding YoaH family protein codes for MFAGLPSLSHEQQQKAVERIQELMSQGMSSGQAISQVAEELRATHTGERIVARFEDDEEE; via the coding sequence ATGTTTGCAGGTTTACCTTCACTGAGCCACGAGCAGCAGCAAAAGGCCGTCGAGCGCATTCAGGAGCTGATGTCCCAGGGGATGAGCAGCGGACAGGCGATTTCCCAGGTGGCTGAAGAGCTTCGCGCCACCCATACCGGCGAGCGGATCGTGGCGCGTTTTGAGGATGACGAAGAGGAGTAA
- a CDS encoding YcgN family cysteine cluster protein gives MSEIPFWQSKTLDNMTDAEWESLCDGCGQCCLHKLMDEDSDEIYFTNVACNQLNIKTCQCRNYERRFELEPDCIKLTRDNLPTFEWLPPTCAYRLLAEGKDLPKWHPLLTGSKAAMHGERISVRHIAVKESEVRDWEDHILNHPNRA, from the coding sequence ATGAGCGAAATCCCTTTCTGGCAAAGCAAAACTCTCGACAACATGACCGACGCCGAGTGGGAATCGCTGTGCGACGGTTGCGGGCAGTGCTGCCTGCACAAGCTGATGGATGAAGACTCGGACGAAATCTATTTCACCAACGTCGCCTGTAATCAGCTGAACATCAAAACCTGCCAGTGCCGCAACTACGAGCGCCGTTTCGAGCTGGAGCCGGACTGCATCAAGCTGACCCGCGACAACCTGCCGACCTTTGAATGGCTGCCGCCGACCTGCGCCTACCGTCTGCTGGCGGAGGGTAAAGATTTGCCGAAGTGGCACCCCCTCCTGACCGGCTCGAAAGCGGCGATGCACGGCGAGCGGATCTCCGTGCGTCATATCGCGGTGAAAGAGTCAGAGGTGCGCGACTGGGAAGACCACATATTGAATCACCCAAACCGCGCATAA
- a CDS encoding fumarylacetoacetate hydrolase family protein — protein MYQHHNWQGALLDYPVSKVVCVGSNYAKHIQEMGSAVPNEPVLFIKPETALCDIRQPLAIPQGLGSVHHEVELAVLIGATLRQASEDHVQKAIAGYGVALDLTLREVQGKMKKAGQPWEKAKGFDNSCPISGFVPVSEFQDDPQNTTLSLKINGEVRQQGSTSDMIHKIVPLIAYMSRYFTLKPGDVILTGTPEGVGPLNGGDELELSVNGLSLKTRVL, from the coding sequence ATGTATCAGCATCATAACTGGCAAGGCGCCTTGCTGGATTATCCGGTAAGCAAAGTCGTCTGCGTCGGCAGTAATTACGCGAAGCATATTCAGGAAATGGGCAGTGCGGTTCCGAACGAGCCGGTGCTGTTTATTAAACCGGAAACCGCCCTCTGTGATATTCGCCAGCCGCTGGCGATCCCGCAGGGGCTGGGTTCGGTTCACCACGAAGTGGAACTGGCGGTGCTGATTGGCGCTACGCTGCGCCAGGCTTCTGAAGATCATGTGCAGAAAGCGATTGCCGGTTATGGTGTGGCGCTGGACCTGACCCTGCGCGAGGTGCAGGGCAAAATGAAAAAAGCGGGTCAGCCGTGGGAGAAAGCCAAGGGTTTTGATAACTCCTGTCCAATCTCCGGCTTCGTACCGGTGTCGGAATTCCAGGACGATCCGCAGAACACCACCCTGAGCCTGAAAATTAACGGCGAAGTGCGTCAGCAGGGTTCTACGTCCGACATGATCCACAAAATCGTGCCGCTGATTGCCTACATGAGTCGTTACTTCACCCTGAAACCGGGCGATGTGATCCTCACCGGCACCCCGGAAGGGGTAGGCCCGCTGAACGGTGGCGATGAGCTGGAGCTCTCCGTCAACGGCCTGTCACTGAAAACCCGCGTGCTGTAA
- a CDS encoding Slp family lipoprotein, translating to MAVQKYVVRLLTVGALALALTGCVSVPDAIQGSSPTPQQDLVRVMNAPELYVGQESRFGGKVVEVINQQGKTRLEIATVPLDSGARPVLGEASRGRIYADVNGFLDPVDFRGQLITVVGPITGAEQGKIGNTPYKFMTMQVNGYKRWRVQQQVMMPPPDPWYWGPHPWRYGYGYGYGGWPGYGPGPAQVRTIVTE from the coding sequence ATGGCGGTTCAAAAATATGTTGTTCGTCTGCTGACCGTCGGGGCGCTGGCCCTGGCATTAACAGGATGTGTTTCAGTGCCTGATGCGATCCAGGGCAGCAGTCCGACGCCGCAGCAGGATCTGGTCCGGGTGATGAACGCCCCGGAACTCTACGTGGGCCAGGAGTCGCGTTTCGGCGGCAAAGTGGTGGAGGTCATCAACCAGCAGGGCAAAACCCGTCTGGAGATTGCCACCGTGCCCCTGGACAGCGGCGCGCGTCCGGTTCTGGGTGAAGCCTCACGGGGCCGGATCTACGCCGATGTTAACGGCTTCCTCGATCCGGTGGATTTCCGTGGGCAACTGATCACCGTGGTGGGGCCGATCACCGGCGCAGAGCAGGGTAAAATCGGCAACACTCCCTATAAATTTATGACCATGCAGGTCAACGGCTATAAACGCTGGCGGGTACAGCAGCAGGTGATGATGCCGCCACCGGATCCCTGGTACTGGGGACCCCATCCATGGCGTTATGGCTATGGATACGGCTACGGCGGCTGGCCAGGTTATGGCCCCGGCCCTGCACAGGTCCGGACGATAGTAACAGAGTAA
- the rnd gene encoding ribonuclease D: MNYQMITTNDELASLCDITRDADAIALDTEFVRTRTYYPQLGLIQLYDGKKVSLIDPLGITDWTPMRELLLDTAITKYLHAGSEDLEVFLNTFGIMPEPLIDTQILAAFAGRPLSWGFAAMVEEYTGLAIDKSESRTDWLARPLTERQLDYAAADVFYLLPIAGQLMKEAEASGWLPAALNECRMTQLRRKEVTDPKEAWRDISNAWQLRTRQLACLQLLADWRLRKARERDLAVNFVVREEHLWAVARYMPGSLGELDSIGLSGSEIRFHGKTLLALVAKAQELPEEALPEPLLNLMDMPGYRKAFKAIKALVQEVATESKVSAELLASRRQINQLLNAHWKLKPQNGTPELIAGWRGELMAERLNALLEEYPQ; the protein is encoded by the coding sequence TTGAACTACCAGATGATCACCACCAACGACGAACTGGCTTCGCTGTGCGATATTACCCGCGATGCAGACGCCATTGCGCTGGATACCGAGTTTGTTCGTACCCGCACCTATTATCCTCAGCTGGGCCTGATCCAGCTGTATGACGGCAAAAAGGTATCGCTTATCGACCCGCTGGGGATCACCGACTGGACGCCGATGCGCGAGCTGCTGCTGGATACCGCCATCACCAAATATCTGCACGCCGGGAGTGAAGATCTGGAAGTTTTCCTCAACACCTTCGGCATCATGCCGGAGCCGCTGATCGATACCCAGATCCTCGCCGCTTTTGCCGGGCGTCCGCTGTCGTGGGGCTTTGCCGCCATGGTGGAGGAGTATACCGGCCTTGCTATCGACAAGAGCGAATCCCGCACCGACTGGCTGGCGCGTCCGCTGACCGAGCGTCAGCTCGACTACGCGGCGGCGGATGTGTTCTATCTCCTACCGATTGCCGGTCAGCTGATGAAAGAGGCCGAAGCCTCCGGCTGGCTGCCTGCGGCCCTGAACGAGTGCCGGATGACGCAGCTGCGTCGTAAGGAAGTCACCGATCCGAAAGAGGCCTGGCGCGATATCAGCAACGCCTGGCAGCTGCGTACCCGCCAGCTGGCCTGCCTGCAGCTGCTGGCCGACTGGCGTCTGCGTAAGGCCCGCGAGCGCGATCTGGCGGTGAACTTTGTGGTGCGCGAGGAACATCTGTGGGCCGTGGCGCGTTACATGCCGGGCAGCCTGGGGGAACTGGACAGCATCGGACTTTCGGGTTCGGAGATCCGTTTCCACGGTAAAACCCTGCTGGCGCTGGTGGCGAAAGCTCAGGAGTTGCCGGAAGAGGCGCTGCCGGAGCCACTGTTGAACCTGATGGATATGCCGGGCTATCGCAAAGCCTTTAAGGCAATTAAAGCTCTGGTCCAGGAAGTGGCAACCGAGAGCAAAGTCAGCGCCGAGCTGCTGGCTTCACGCCGTCAGATTAACCAGCTGCTGAACGCGCACTGGAAGCTGAAACCGCAAAACGGCACGCCGGAACTGATTGCCGGATGGCGCGGGGAGTTAATGGCAGAACGCCTGAATGCGCTGCTGGAAGAGTATCCGCAGTAA
- the fadD gene encoding long-chain-fatty-acid--CoA ligase FadD, translating into MKKVWLNRYPADVPAEINPDRYQSLVELFENSVTRYADQPAFVNMGEVMTFRKLEERSRAFAAYLQEGLGLQKGDRVALMMPNLLQYPVALFGILRAGMIVVNVNPLYTPRELEHQLNDSGASAIVIVSNFAHTLEKVVDKTQVKHVILTRMGDQLSTAKGTLVNFVVKYVKRLVPKYHLPDAISFRRALHQGYRMQYVKPEIVSQDLAFLQYTGGTTGVAKGAMLTHRNMLANLEQVNATYGPLLHRGKELVITALPLYHIFALTMNCLLFIELGGQNVLITNPRDIPGLVKELAKYPFTAMTGVNTLFNALLNNKEFQQLDFSTLHLSAGGGMPVQQAVAERWVKLTGQYLLEGYGLTECAPLVSVNPHDIDYHSGSIGLPVPSTEAKLVDDDDNEVPHGEPGELCVRGPQVMLGYWQRPEATDEIIKDGWLHTGDIAVMDDEGFLRIVDRKKDMILVSGFNVYPNEIEDVVMQHNGVLEVAAVGVPAGSSGETVKIFVVKKDPALSEDALITFCRRQLTGYKVPKLVEFRDELPKSNVGKILRRELRDEARAKVDNKG; encoded by the coding sequence GTGAAGAAGGTTTGGCTTAACCGATATCCTGCGGATGTTCCCGCAGAGATAAACCCTGACCGTTATCAATCCCTGGTTGAACTGTTTGAAAACTCCGTAACACGTTACGCCGATCAGCCTGCGTTTGTGAACATGGGCGAAGTGATGACCTTCCGTAAGCTGGAAGAGCGCAGCCGGGCCTTTGCGGCCTATCTGCAGGAGGGGTTAGGCCTGCAGAAGGGCGATCGCGTGGCGCTGATGATGCCGAACCTGCTGCAGTATCCGGTGGCGCTGTTCGGCATTCTGCGCGCCGGGATGATCGTGGTTAACGTCAACCCGCTTTATACTCCGCGCGAGCTGGAACATCAGCTGAACGACAGCGGCGCCTCGGCGATTGTGATTGTCTCCAACTTCGCCCACACGCTGGAAAAAGTGGTTGATAAAACCCAGGTCAAACACGTCATTCTGACGCGAATGGGCGACCAGCTCTCCACCGCCAAGGGGACGCTGGTTAACTTCGTCGTCAAGTACGTCAAACGGCTGGTGCCGAAATACCATCTGCCGGATGCCATCTCCTTCCGCCGGGCGCTGCACCAGGGCTACCGGATGCAGTACGTGAAGCCCGAAATCGTCTCCCAGGATCTGGCGTTCCTGCAGTATACGGGCGGCACCACCGGCGTGGCGAAAGGGGCGATGCTCACCCACCGCAACATGCTGGCGAACCTCGAGCAGGTGAATGCCACCTACGGGCCGCTGCTGCATCGCGGCAAAGAGCTGGTGATCACCGCGCTGCCGCTCTATCACATCTTCGCGTTGACCATGAACTGCCTGCTGTTTATCGAGCTCGGCGGGCAGAACGTGCTGATCACCAACCCGCGCGATATTCCGGGCCTGGTCAAAGAGCTGGCGAAATATCCGTTCACCGCCATGACCGGGGTAAACACCCTGTTTAACGCGCTTCTCAATAATAAAGAGTTCCAGCAGCTCGATTTCTCCACCCTGCATCTGTCTGCGGGGGGCGGGATGCCGGTACAGCAGGCGGTGGCCGAGCGCTGGGTGAAACTGACCGGCCAGTATCTGCTGGAGGGCTATGGCCTGACCGAATGCGCCCCGCTGGTGAGCGTTAACCCGCACGATATCGACTATCACAGCGGCAGCATCGGCCTGCCGGTGCCCTCCACCGAAGCCAAACTGGTGGATGACGACGATAACGAAGTGCCGCATGGCGAGCCGGGCGAGCTCTGCGTGCGAGGCCCGCAGGTGATGCTGGGCTACTGGCAGCGTCCGGAAGCCACTGATGAAATCATCAAGGACGGCTGGCTGCACACCGGGGATATCGCGGTGATGGATGACGAAGGTTTCCTGCGCATCGTCGATCGTAAGAAAGACATGATCCTGGTCTCCGGTTTCAACGTCTATCCGAACGAGATCGAAGACGTGGTCATGCAGCACAACGGCGTGCTGGAAGTGGCCGCGGTAGGGGTTCCGGCAGGCAGCAGCGGCGAAACGGTTAAAATCTTTGTGGTGAAAAAAGATCCTGCCCTGAGCGAAGACGCGCTGATCACCTTCTGCCGTCGCCAGCTCACCGGGTATAAAGTGCCGAAGCTGGTGGAGTTTCGCGACGAACTGCCAAAATCGAACGTCGGGAAGATATTGCGACGAGAATTACGTGACGAAGCGCGCGCCAAAGTGGACAATAAAGGCTGA
- a CDS encoding RidA family protein produces MTIVRIDAEARWSDVVIHNQTLYYTGVPANLDADAYEQTANTLAQIDAVLKKQGSDKSRILDATIFLASKEDFAAMNKAWDEWVVAGHAPVRCTVQATLMKPQYKVEIKIIAAV; encoded by the coding sequence ATGACAATTGTGCGCATTGATGCCGAAGCCCGCTGGTCAGATGTGGTGATCCACAATCAGACCCTGTACTACACCGGCGTGCCGGCGAACCTGGATGCCGACGCTTACGAGCAGACGGCCAATACCCTGGCGCAGATTGACGCGGTGCTGAAGAAACAGGGCAGCGACAAATCCCGCATTCTGGATGCGACCATTTTCCTTGCCAGTAAAGAGGATTTTGCGGCGATGAACAAAGCCTGGGATGAGTGGGTCGTGGCAGGTCACGCGCCTGTACGCTGCACGGTACAGGCGACGCTGATGAAGCCGCAGTATAAGGTTGAGATTAAGATTATCGCTGCGGTGTAA